Genomic window (Candidatus Kouleothrix ribensis):
GCCATCCTTCAGCCCGAGATCGCGGCCGTAGTCGGTCAGGTGCTGGGCCACCAGCACGATCTCTTGCACGCCCTGCGCGGCCAGTTCGTGCGCCTCGCCCAGAATCGCACCCATGGCTTTCGAGCGCATGTCGCCTTTGAATGATGGGATCGTACAGAACGCGCAGCGCAGGTTGCAGCCGTCGGAGATCTTCAAGTAGGCCGATGGCCCGCCGGCGTGGCGGCGAATCGGCGCGGTGCGCCAGTCGGCATATTCGCCTGGAACCGCTAGATCGGCCGTAACGACCGGGCGCGCGGGCGCGACGGCGGGTATATCTGTGCGCGCGGGCTGCGCTGGCCCGGCCGATAGCGCGATAATGTCGCCCCAGCCCTGGCCGCGCGCCTGCCCACTTGGCGCCGTGTCTCCAACCAGGTCGCCAATCTTCATCCACTCGCGCGTGCTCAGAATGGCATCGACGCCCGGCACCGCCTGCACCAGCGCGCCGTGACTCTCGGCCATGCAACCGGCGGCGATCAGGCGCTGGCCCTGGCGCTTGGCGTCGGCGATCTCGCGCAGCACCCCCAGCGTTTCGTCGCGCGCGGCGGCGATGAAGCTACAGGTGTTGACGATCACCAGATCGGCCGCGCCCGGCGTGGCTACGGCGGTGTGGCCCTGCGCCGCTAGAATGCCGCCCATGCCCTCGCTATCGACGGCGTTTTTGGGGCAGCCCAGGGTGACAATATGATACTTCATAACTCCTAATCACTAGCGATAATTGGTAAACTGCAGCGCCACTGCGAATTCGTCCTGATGCTCTTTGACCAGTTTGATCACACCCTGCAGATCGTCGCGGCTCTTGCTGCCGATGCGCAGCGCATCGCCCTGGATGCGCGGCTGCACCTTCGGGAAGTTGTCGCGGATGAGCTTTTGGAGCTTCTTGGCCACGTCGTCGGGGAGGCCCTGCTGGAGCGTGGCAACCTGCCGCACGCGCATGCCGCCGATCTCTTCGAGCGTACCCCACTTGAAGATCTTCAGCGAGAGGTTGCGCCGCAGCGCCTTGGTCTCGAGAATATCGCGCACGGCCGAAACATGCAGCTCGGCCCCGGCGGTGATCGCGATGTCTTTATCGCTCAGCACGATCTCGGCCTTGCTGTCTTTCAGGTCGTAGCGCGTGCGTACCTCGCGCTGGGTCTGGTCGACGGCGTTGGTTAGCTCCTGGCGATCGAACTCCGAAACAATATCAAAGGTGCTTTCCGCTGCCATGGCTGCCTCGTAAGATTACTGGCGCCGCCTCATTGGTGGCGATCATCGGCGGCGCGTGGCTGTGCAGGCGCCGCGCGCCAGTATACCATAGAAGCGCTGGCCCGGCTGTGTAAGGCCTCTGCGCCCCGCGTAGGGGCCGCGCAGGGGGCGGGCGCGGCTGTGGCCCAACCTCTGGTATACTGGCATGAGTGCGACACATAGCTGCCGGGTGGGCCGTGATGCGACGGCTACCGTGTTTGCCCAACGTGGCAGATCACTGGCCCAACCGATGTACGAGGCCAACATGCATCTGAAAGACCACAATGTCCGCGCGCCGCTCGATCTGTTTCACCGCACCTACCACTCGCTGTTGCGCAGCAGCGGCGAGATCCAGATCCAGGCGCTGGCCGAGCAGTACGCCGCCTTCGAACCAAGCCTGCACCACCATGTGCGTGCCGATGCGCCTGATCCGGCTGCGCTGACGTATACCTCGCTGCGCCTGCCGGGCTGTATCGACGCGGTGCGGCTGGTGCTGATGGGCCAGTCGCACGAGGTATTCGCGCGCCATGGCTACGGCGATGTGCTGACCTGGCAGCCAGTCAGCGCACCCGGCCGCCGTCGCAAGATGTTCTTCGACGGGCGCGATACGCTGGCCGTGCTGGTCGCCAGCCCATCCGATGTCGATGATCTGATCCCCATCCTGGTGGCATTCCAGATCGAGTGGAACAAGATCCATACGCTGCTGAGCGACCGGCGCCTGCTGAGCGCACTCGAGCGCCTGCGCGACAATGTCGACATCCCCGAGGCCGAGCGGGCCGAGCTGCTGGCGGCGGCCGGGCTTGCGCGCGACGACATCGCACGCCTGCGTACGATCTGGGGCGACCATATGGCCGAGCGGCTGCTACGCATCGGCG
Coding sequences:
- the rimO gene encoding 30S ribosomal protein S12 methylthiotransferase RimO — translated: MKYHIVTLGCPKNAVDSEGMGGILAAQGHTAVATPGAADLVIVNTCSFIAAARDETLGVLREIADAKRQGQRLIAAGCMAESHGALVQAVPGVDAILSTREWMKIGDLVGDTAPSGQARGQGWGDIIALSAGPAQPARTDIPAVAPARPVVTADLAVPGEYADWRTAPIRRHAGGPSAYLKISDGCNLRCAFCTIPSFKGDMRSKAMGAILGEAHELAAQGVQEIVLVAQHLTDYGRDLGLKDGLATLLDELCQLLPAHIWLRLMYAYPHGISEQLIATIASHPQICAYLDMPLQHAHPDTLRRMRRPPDTERTRAIVRDLRAAMPDIALRSTFIVGFPGETRAEFEALLAFLDEMQLDRVGVFRYSQEPGTHAATLPGQVRARVIERRWHELMQLQQRVSLARNQRWQGRTITMLVEGQGTSEDGRPLLVGRSFRDAPEVDGQVFAWGSAPAGTFVPVRVTQSLEYDLWGEVAV
- a CDS encoding YajQ family cyclic di-GMP-binding protein, which encodes MAAESTFDIVSEFDRQELTNAVDQTQREVRTRYDLKDSKAEIVLSDKDIAITAGAELHVSAVRDILETKALRRNLSLKIFKWGTLEEIGGMRVRQVATLQQGLPDDVAKKLQKLIRDNFPKVQPRIQGDALRIGSKSRDDLQGVIKLVKEHQDEFAVALQFTNYR